Proteins encoded within one genomic window of uncultured Draconibacterium sp.:
- a CDS encoding MFS transporter has translation MNTNSQKVSVIEKIGYSLGDLAANLVFQTLVTFLAFFYTDIYGLQNEHASVIMLVVGLVAAFAFNPIIGALADRTQSRWGKFRPWILFTAIPLGVIAILAFTTPNFSYKGKLIYAAGTYTLLLLAYASSNLPYSALSGVLTGDMSERNSLSSYRFAAVMFAQFFVQVFMLPIILHVGNGDKAAGIESVMTWMAIIGTILLLITFLTTKERVVPSPEQKSSLKEDLGDLFRNRPWIIMLTLTVLVFVTLAMKGGSYVYYFNNYVDEAALQSFIQPILDFLSGIGLNFFESDIASAGFGLFNAGGIIFSMIGIAVSRKLADKFGKRDVFGTTLFIATLFIISFIFYNPKDVRLMFVAQALHMFFYGITTPILWAMIADVADYSEWINNRRATAIIFSAMMVGLKAGLAIGGAIVTGILGLYGYVSKDAVAAGQELIQPESVAQGAKMLVSIYPSIPFLIGVGLLFFYEINKSKEVQIQKDLLSKRM, from the coding sequence ATGAACACGAACTCACAGAAAGTTTCTGTAATAGAAAAGATCGGATACAGTCTCGGCGACCTGGCTGCCAACCTGGTGTTTCAAACCCTGGTTACTTTCCTGGCGTTTTTCTATACTGATATTTATGGATTGCAAAATGAACATGCATCGGTAATTATGCTGGTGGTAGGGCTGGTAGCAGCTTTTGCTTTTAACCCTATTATTGGCGCTTTAGCCGACCGGACACAGTCAAGATGGGGAAAATTCCGTCCCTGGATTTTATTTACCGCTATTCCATTGGGCGTAATAGCCATACTGGCTTTTACTACACCAAACTTTTCTTACAAAGGAAAATTGATTTATGCAGCCGGAACTTATACTTTATTGTTGCTCGCTTATGCGTCGAGTAACCTGCCGTATTCTGCATTAAGCGGTGTACTTACCGGCGACATGTCGGAGCGAAACAGTTTGTCATCGTACCGGTTTGCGGCTGTAATGTTTGCACAGTTTTTTGTGCAGGTATTTATGCTGCCCATTATTTTGCATGTGGGAAATGGCGATAAAGCTGCCGGAATTGAATCGGTAATGACCTGGATGGCTATTATTGGTACCATTCTTTTATTAATTACCTTTTTAACAACAAAAGAGCGTGTTGTTCCCAGTCCGGAACAGAAGTCGAGCCTGAAAGAGGATTTGGGTGATTTGTTCAGGAACAGGCCATGGATTATCATGTTAACACTAACTGTCCTGGTTTTTGTTACGCTGGCCATGAAAGGCGGATCGTATGTTTATTATTTCAACAATTATGTTGATGAGGCAGCCTTGCAAAGTTTTATTCAGCCTATTCTGGATTTCCTTTCGGGTATAGGTTTGAACTTTTTTGAATCGGATATCGCTTCTGCAGGTTTTGGACTATTTAATGCCGGAGGTATTATTTTCTCAATGATCGGTATTGCGGTTTCGAGAAAACTGGCCGATAAATTTGGGAAACGCGATGTGTTTGGAACCACTTTATTCATTGCCACTTTGTTTATTATTTCTTTCATTTTTTATAATCCGAAAGATGTGCGGTTAATGTTTGTAGCCCAGGCACTTCATATGTTTTTCTACGGAATAACAACACCAATTCTTTGGGCTATGATTGCCGATGTTGCCGATTATTCGGAGTGGATAAACAACCGCCGGGCAACGGCTATAATTTTTTCGGCAATGATGGTGGGCCTAAAAGCCGGGTTGGCAATTGGAGGTGCAATTGTTACGGGTATACTTGGATTGTACGGCTACGTTTCGAAAGATGCTGTGGCAGCAGGTCAGGAACTTATTCAGCCCGAAAGTGTGGCGCAGGGTGCAAAAATGCTTGTAAGTATTTACCCGTCTATTCCGTTTTTAATTGGAGTTGGTTTATTGTTTTTCTACGAGATCAATAAAAGCAAAGAAGTGCAGATTCAGAAGGATCTGTTATCAAAAAGAATGTAA
- a CDS encoding sialate O-acetylesterase, whose product MIKNKSYIKFLFGLLLIIACWQTNAVVKLPQLVSSGMVLQRETPITVWGWADAGEEVQIEFLGNTYKTRADRNGNWQLELSAMAAGGPYSMKVNDIELSDILVGDVWLASGQSNMELQLRRVMDLYADEILKINTDRIRLFRSSTRENAESEKADYPDGKWLSATPENIMEFSAIAWFFANEIQQKQNVPVGIISTAIGGSPAEAWLSKDKVEPFLGSWLEEQENIKKENESVEPYDWQAEVNKNDPGLGIWSKGSVDVSEWPQISLPGYWSDKGVELKNGSIWFSKTISIPDSLAGSEAILRLGRIINSDSAFINGTFVGNITYQYPPRIYQVPAGVLKTGKNQIMVRVFSKGGRGGFVEEKPYELRIGNQVIDITGNWHYHIGAVLHPPHQQAGLTFRPGGLFNSLINPMKNYAEKGVIWYQGETNAGRGFEYRQLFKDLILDWRQQLQQAELPFLFVQLANLGIPHKQPVESGWAELRDAQRRALEVPNTGMAVAYDVGEWNDIHPLNKKEVAHRLALEAERVAYGNKEIVSAGPLYESMKVEDGSMLITFSSVGSGLYANSLLEGFQVAGDDGRFVWAKAVVMSKNTVKVWSDKVEQPKAVRYAWNDNPAGSNLKNKEGLPASPFTTEE is encoded by the coding sequence ATGATCAAAAATAAATCTTACATAAAATTTCTTTTTGGACTGCTGCTTATAATCGCTTGCTGGCAAACAAATGCCGTAGTGAAATTACCACAACTGGTGAGCAGCGGAATGGTACTTCAAAGAGAAACGCCCATAACAGTTTGGGGTTGGGCCGATGCCGGTGAAGAAGTACAAATAGAATTTTTAGGGAACACATATAAAACCAGGGCAGACAGGAACGGTAACTGGCAGCTTGAGCTTTCGGCGATGGCTGCCGGTGGCCCGTATTCAATGAAAGTCAATGATATTGAGTTAAGCGATATTCTGGTTGGCGATGTGTGGTTAGCTTCAGGGCAATCGAACATGGAGCTGCAACTCCGCCGGGTAATGGATTTGTATGCCGATGAAATACTAAAGATAAATACCGACCGGATTCGTCTGTTTCGCTCATCAACCCGCGAAAATGCGGAGAGTGAAAAAGCCGATTATCCTGATGGGAAATGGCTTTCGGCAACTCCTGAAAATATTATGGAATTTTCGGCCATAGCCTGGTTTTTTGCCAACGAAATTCAGCAGAAACAAAATGTGCCGGTGGGAATTATCAGTACAGCAATTGGCGGATCGCCTGCCGAAGCGTGGTTGAGCAAAGATAAAGTTGAGCCTTTTCTCGGTAGCTGGCTGGAAGAACAGGAAAACATCAAAAAGGAAAATGAATCTGTTGAGCCGTACGATTGGCAGGCAGAAGTGAATAAAAATGATCCGGGCCTTGGTATATGGTCGAAAGGTAGTGTTGATGTTTCGGAATGGCCGCAAATATCGCTGCCCGGCTATTGGTCGGATAAAGGCGTAGAGCTAAAAAACGGATCGATTTGGTTTAGCAAAACCATTTCTATCCCCGATTCGCTGGCCGGAAGCGAGGCTATTCTTCGTCTGGGGCGCATCATTAACAGCGACTCGGCTTTTATCAACGGCACTTTTGTAGGGAACATAACCTACCAGTATCCGCCCCGCATTTACCAGGTTCCGGCCGGTGTATTAAAAACCGGTAAAAACCAAATTATGGTGCGGGTATTTAGCAAGGGCGGACGCGGTGGTTTTGTAGAAGAAAAACCTTACGAATTACGGATTGGTAATCAGGTAATTGATATAACCGGCAACTGGCACTATCACATTGGCGCGGTGTTGCATCCGCCACATCAGCAGGCGGGGCTTACGTTCCGGCCGGGAGGATTGTTCAACTCGCTAATTAATCCGATGAAAAATTACGCGGAAAAAGGGGTGATCTGGTACCAGGGCGAAACCAATGCCGGACGTGGATTTGAATACCGGCAATTGTTTAAAGACCTGATACTTGACTGGCGGCAACAGCTGCAGCAAGCTGAACTTCCGTTTTTGTTTGTACAGCTGGCTAATTTGGGCATCCCTCATAAACAACCTGTTGAAAGTGGTTGGGCTGAATTACGTGATGCACAGCGTCGGGCGTTGGAAGTTCCAAATACCGGAATGGCTGTGGCTTATGATGTTGGCGAGTGGAACGACATTCATCCTTTAAATAAAAAAGAAGTGGCGCACCGTTTGGCATTGGAAGCCGAAAGGGTAGCCTACGGAAACAAAGAAATTGTAAGTGCCGGCCCGTTATACGAATCGATGAAAGTGGAAGATGGCAGTATGCTGATTACTTTCTCATCTGTAGGATCGGGATTATATGCCAACAGTTTGCTCGAAGGTTTCCAGGTTGCCGGAGACGATGGCCGTTTTGTGTGGGCAAAGGCTGTTGTTATGAGTAAAAATACGGTTAAGGTTTGGAGCGATAAAGTAGAGCAACCAAAGGCCGTTCGTTATGCCTGGAACGATAATCCGGCCGGTTCGAACCTGAAAAATAAAGAAGGCTTGCCGGCATCGCCATTTACAACCGAAGAATAA
- a CDS encoding endo-1,4-beta-xylanase, whose amino-acid sequence MKNAGMSCILTMLAATILVSCSVSKKTEPLTLKDAFADKFYIGTALNEWQITGKDTAAVEVIKKQFSAIVAENCMKSEELRPQEGEFDFSLADKFVEFGEANNKFITGHCLIWHSQAPKWFFIDSEGNDVSREIMIERMKNHIHTVVGRYKGRVKGWDVVNEAFMEDGSWRESKFYQIVGEDFLKLAFQFAHEADPDAELYYNDYNEWYPGKREAVVQMVRNLKAEGIRIDGIGMQGHIGMDSPSVEEYEAAIDAYAGEGMKVMITELDMSILPHPRKDVGADISTSFEYQQQLNPYTEGVPGSETEKWDNRMLDFFRLFLKHSDVISRVTLWGVSDATSWKNDFPVRGRTDYPLLFDRNYQPKSIVPKLIEEANKPENID is encoded by the coding sequence ATGAAGAACGCCGGAATGTCATGTATACTAACAATGCTCGCTGCAACAATTTTAGTTTCGTGCAGCGTTTCAAAAAAAACGGAGCCGCTTACTTTAAAAGATGCTTTTGCCGATAAATTTTATATTGGAACGGCATTAAACGAATGGCAAATTACAGGGAAAGATACAGCTGCCGTTGAAGTGATTAAAAAGCAGTTTAGCGCCATTGTTGCCGAAAATTGTATGAAAAGCGAAGAACTTCGCCCGCAGGAAGGGGAGTTTGATTTTTCGCTGGCCGATAAGTTTGTTGAATTTGGCGAGGCCAACAACAAGTTTATTACCGGGCATTGTTTAATCTGGCATTCGCAGGCGCCCAAATGGTTTTTTATCGACAGCGAAGGAAACGATGTTTCGCGCGAAATAATGATCGAACGTATGAAGAACCATATTCATACTGTTGTTGGCCGCTACAAAGGCCGAGTAAAAGGCTGGGATGTGGTGAATGAAGCTTTTATGGAAGACGGCAGTTGGAGGGAAAGCAAGTTTTACCAGATTGTAGGTGAAGACTTTCTAAAGCTGGCTTTTCAGTTTGCCCACGAAGCCGACCCCGATGCAGAATTGTATTACAACGATTACAACGAATGGTATCCCGGAAAACGCGAAGCTGTTGTACAGATGGTACGTAATTTAAAAGCAGAAGGTATTCGGATTGACGGGATTGGCATGCAGGGGCACATTGGAATGGACAGCCCATCTGTTGAGGAGTACGAAGCTGCAATTGATGCTTATGCCGGCGAAGGAATGAAAGTAATGATTACAGAGCTCGATATGTCGATTCTGCCGCATCCGCGAAAGGATGTTGGTGCCGATATTTCTACCAGTTTCGAGTATCAGCAGCAATTGAATCCATACACCGAAGGCGTTCCGGGCAGCGAAACGGAAAAATGGGATAATCGTATGCTCGATTTCTTTCGTCTTTTCCTGAAACACTCCGATGTAATTTCGCGTGTAACGCTTTGGGGAGTTTCTGATGCTACATCGTGGAAAAACGATTTTCCGGTACGTGGACGTACCGATTATCCGCTTTTGTTCGATCGTAATTATCAGCCTAAAAGCATTGTGCCAAAGTTAATTGAAGAAGCAAACAAACCCGAGAATATAGATTAG